Within Sphingomonas piscis, the genomic segment TTGCGGTTGCGATAGTCGCGCCAGTCGTAGCGGCGATCGTGCCGCCAATCGCCGCTCCAGCGATGGTTTACCCGGCTGTCGTTGCGTCCGACCCGCACCGGAGCCTGGCTGCCCTGGCGAGGCAGGGAGGTGCCGGAACGTTCGCGCAGCCGTTCGTTCCAGACACCGTCGCTGGGCTGCGGGGCACGGCGGTCGCGAGACCAGCGTTGGCGGAATTCTTCGTTCCGGTCTGCTGGCGAAGGGTTGCGGGCATCGCGGTCGCCGCGACGCGCTTGCCAATCGGCGGCGTTTTCGGTTCCCCGAATAACGCGATCATCCCCGACCCGCCGGTCGCTTCGCCATGCGCCGGCGGCGGACGTATCGCGGCGGCCGCTGCCGCTCACCTGATCGCGGCTCCAGTTCCGCGGCGTGGCGGGCTCGCTGCGGCTGCCGCGCCAAGCACGGCTTTCATTCGCACCCGTGTCACGACTGGGCCGATCCACCCGATTGTTCTCCGTCTCAAGCTGCGCCAGCAGCGGCGTCGACGCGGACGCCAGCAGGCAGGAGATGACGAAGTTACGCACTACAAAGCCCTCGCTTGCTATTCAGGCGTCGGAGGTTGGTCCTTTGTAGATGAGCCGTCGCTTAACCGAGCCGGTGGCAACGCCGCCGGCGGCTGGACAAGGCGTGCGGCATGCTGGATGGCCCGGCGAATGCGCGGGTAAGTGCCGCAGCGGCAGATGTTCGGAAGCGCCGCAACGGCTTCCTCCGTCGGTGCCGGGCTGTTGGCGAGAAGGGCAGCAATGGCCATGATGAACCCGGGCTCGCAATAGCCGCATTGCGTGACCTGTTCGGCCGCCCACGCCTGCTGGACGGCATGCGTTCCGCCGCTGGACAAGCCTTCGATGGTGGTGACCTTGGCGCCTTCAAGGGAGGCAATGCTGGCCGTGCAGCTGAGCATCGCCTGCCCATCGACGATGACGGTGCAGGCACCGCAATCGCCGCTTTCGCAGCCATGCTTGGTGCCGGTGAGATTGGACGCGTCGCGCAGCGCCCAAAGGAGGGGCGTGTCGGGATCGAGGCGATAGTGGACCGCTTCCCCATTCACCGTCATGCGAGTCATGGATCAGCGCTTATCCGCAACGCGGACTGCCGCCAACGTGCCGTTAAAGCGACCAGCTCTTGATATCAGGGCGAAGCGCCGCCGGATCGATGGCGGAGCGAAGGTCGATGAAGATGCCGCCATCCGAAATCCGTGCGCCGATCGCTTCACCGTCCAGCGAAGCATAATCCGCATGGGAAACGGCGAGGACCAAGGCGTGGAGATCGTGGAACTCGGAAAGGTCCGACAGTTCGACGCCGTAATGGTCGCGCACCTCGTCCGCACGCGCGAGCGGGTCGTGAACGATGGGGTGCAGGCCGAACGCGCGCAGTTCCTCGTAGATGTCGATGACCTTGGAGTTGCGGATGTCGGGGACATTCTCCTTAAAGGTGAAGCCCAGGATCCCGACACGCGCCCCTTGTAGCGGCAGCCCGTTGCTGGCCAGCATCTTCACCAATTTCTGTGCGACGAAGCAGCCCATGCCGTCGTTGATCCGGCGTCCGGACAGGATCACCTGCGGCTGGTAGCCGAGCTGCTCCGCTTTGGCAGTCAAGTAGTAGGGGTCGACGCCGATGCAGTGGCCGCCGACCAGGCCCGGATAGAATTTCAGGAAGTTCCACTTGGTACCTGCCGCGGCAAGCACGTCGGAGGTGCGGATGCCGACCAGGTCGCAGATTTTTCGAAATCTCGTTCATCAGGGCGATGTTGAGGTCGCGCTGTGTATTCTCGATGACCTTGGCGGCCTCCGCCACCTTGATCGATGGTGCACGGTGAATGCCGGCCTCGATGATGGACCCGTAGAGCGCGGCGACCCGTTCCAACGTCGCCTCGTCCTGACCGGACACGACCTTGGTGATCTTTTCGATGCGGTGCACCTTGTCGCCCGGATTGATCCGTTCGGGGCTGTAGCCAAGCGTGAAATCCTTGCCGCAAGTAAGGCCGGACGCTTTCTCCAGCGCGGGGGCGCAGATTTCCTCGGTCACTCCCGGATAGACGGTGCTTTCGAAGACGACGATCGCGCCAGCCGATAGCGCCGGGCCGATCAGCGCGCAGGCGGAGTGCAAAGCGCCGAAGTCGGGGCGGTTGGCGTCGTCGATCGGGGTGGGTACGGTGACGATATAGATGTCGTTCCCGGCAAGGCCGGCCGGCCGGTCCGAAAAGCGCAGGTCCGACGCCGCGAGCTCCTCGTGATCGACTTCGTAGGTCCAGTCCTCGCCGGCTTTCAGCGCGGCAACACGGGGCGCGGAAATGTCGAAGCCCAGCACGTCATGCTTGCGGGCCAATGCGACGGCGAGCGGCAGGCCGACGTAGCCAAGCCCGACAACGGCAACCTTTTCCCGAGTCATTGTTCGCTGCCGTCCCCAGCCCACGGTGAAGCGGCTGATTGGCTGGCAACCCAACAATTGTCAAAGGAGTGGCGGAGACGGAGGGATTCGAACCCTCGGTACGGGAATCCCCCGTACGGCGGTTTAGCAAACCGCTGGTTTCAGCCACTCACCCACGTCTCCGGACAGCGGCAGAGGCGGGGCTATAGAGGGGCTTGCCCGGCGGTTCAACCGAGAAGCCGTCAGCGGGCGATTACCTCGAAGCGGCTCTCCAGAGTCATCGTCTCGCCCGGCTCCAGCACCTGGATGCCTAGCTTCGGCCAGTCCGCTTCCGGTGCGTTGAGCGCGGCATTGGCGTGAGTCACCGGCTCGGCAACGAAGAAGCCGCCCTGCGGCGGCGAATAGAGCTGGAAGAAGCGGGCTGTCGGCGAGGAGAAGGCGATGTCGAACGGCCATTCGGGGTCGCTGATCACCGTCCGCTGACCCCAGCCGCCGAAGCCGTGATCGAGATCCTGGGCGCATACCTTGCGGTCGACCATGGAGAAGCGGCCTTCGGCGGGCACCTTCTCGACCGGCAGAACAAGCTCGTCGATGGTCCAGACCACGTCGACCTTTGTGTCGAGCCGGGTCTCGGCACCGCAATGAAAGTAGGGGTGGTGGCCCAATCCGCACGGCATCGGCGTGTCGGCCTCGTTGGTGCAGCTCAGCCAGATGGTAAGCCCCTGCCCATCCAGTTCGAACAGCTGGCGCGCCGAGTAGGCCCACGGCCATTCGCCGGGCTGATAACGAAAGCCCAGCTCACACCGGCTCTCCTCCACTTGTTCGATGGACCAAGGCGATTTCCAGCCGTGACCGTGGAGCGGGCTCGGGTCCACGGCAGGGTCGGAAGTCAGGGCGATATGTCGGCCGCGGAAGTCGAAGCCATGGTTCTTGATGCGGTTGACCCATGGCAGCAGGGGGAAGCTGCCCATGTCCGTCACCTCCGTCCGGCCCGGCTCCGCACCGCGGAACACAGGCCAGTCGCGGCCATCGACGCTGCAGGTGAAGTCGGCGATGCTGCCGCCGATTGCCGGGTTCAGCGTTAGGGTCAGCGGCCCTTTGGAGATGGTCGGTAGCGATTGAGACATGGGAACCTGCACCTTTGGTTGCTTGTCGATTCAGTCTTCTGAAAGTTGGTTGGGGATAATTAGCGCTGATCCGGTTGCGCGACGATTTGCACCAAGGTTAATCGCGAATCCGCCAGCTGGGGAGGGTTCTGGTATGACGAGACGCGTAAAAGATTTTGTCGACATCAAGGATCACGCATCGCTTGACGACCTCATCGGCAGGTTGGTCGCGTTGCGCAACTCCCTTCCCGAAGATGCGAACGCCGAATTGCGGCTCCGCGGCGACGACGTGTTTGGCCGGAAATTGTCCATCTCCTACCTGCGCGAGCTGACGGCGGAGGAGGCGGCCTGCGAGGAGCGCTACGCGCATCTGAATGCCGTACCTGGCAACGAGGAGGGCTGGCGGGACGTCGCCTGACCTACCATAGACGGCCTGCATGATGCAGGCCTTACCACCGAACGAAGCACCCGCGATCATTGTCACCGGAACGGCCCTCCCGGCCGATCCGGCGGAGCGCGTTCTCCAGTCCGAGCGGTTGAGCCGGCGGGAGCTGGACCGTGCCGCGGGGCAGCCGCTGGACCGCCTGCTTTCCCGCCTCGCCGGCGCGGAGCAGTTTCGGCGGTCCGACAGCCGGAGCGCCCACCCGACCAGCCAGGGACTGACAATCCGAAATCTCGGCGGCAATGCGGCAAGCCGGGCGCTCGTGCTGCTCGACGGCGTTCCTCAGGCCGACCCGTTCGGAGGCTGGATCGCCTGGCCGTCCATCGGTGCGTTGAGCCTTGGGGAGGCACGGCTGCTGCGTGGCGGCGGCAGTGTCACGTCCGGACCGGGTGCGCTCGCCGGAGTTCTCGAATTGTCGAGCCGTACAGGCCCGTCGACGATCGCCACTGTTGAAGCCGGAAGCCGGCGGTCGCTGGAAGGCGAGATGTTGGTCGCGCGGGATGTCGGCAGCGGGTCGCTTGCACTCTCGTTACGAGGCAGCCGAAGCGACGGTTTCGTTCCGATCGTCGCGGAACGCCGGGGCGCTGCGGACCGGCCGGCTCCCTTCCGCACCGGCTCGGCGCGCCTGCGCTGGACTGCCGCCATAGGTCCGACCCAAGAGCTGCAGGCGAACCTGGCGACCTTCACGGACCAGCGCGAACGCGGTCTCGAATTGACCGATAACCGGACCCGCGGCACCGATCTTTCTCTGCGGCTGGTGTCGCGCGGCCAGATTCCCTGGGCGGCTACGCTTTACGCGCAGGCGCGTAACTTCCAGAGCAGCTTCGCCGGCACGGATGCAGCGCGCACTGCGGCGCGCCGGACCAGCCTTCAATATGACGTCCCCGCTTCCGCGATCGGCTGGAGCGCCGAGGTTCGCCCTCATCTCGGCTCTGGCCTGGAAGCCCGGCTCGGCATCGATGGGCGACGGGCTGCCGGGATGTCGAAGGAATATGCCTCTTATGTCGGCAATGCGCCGACGCGGGATCGGGAGGCGGGCGGTCGACAGTCCAATGCCGGCTTTTTCGGCGAGTTGACGTCGCTCTCGGGGCCCGTGACCCTGACAGCTTCCGCTCGCGCGGATCATTGGCGCATTTTCGACGGCCAATTGGTCGAACGCAGCATCGCAACAGGCTTGCCGCTCGTGGATCAGCAATTCGCGTCCCGCTCCGGATGGCTGCCGACCGCACGGGCGGGAACGGCGCTTCGACTCGACCCACGATGGTCGATCAGAGCCGCGGCTTACGCGGGTTGGCGGCAGCCGACGTTGAACGAGCTCTTCCGGCCATTCCGCGCCGGAAGCGATGCCACGGCGGCCAATGCCGAGCTCAAGCCGGAGCGGCTGCGCGGCGTGGAGGCGGGTATCGACGGGCGAAGCGGTCCCTGGTCGATCGCTGCGACCCTGTTTGCCAACCGGCTCCGCGACGCGATTGCCAATGTGACGCTTGGCATTGGCCCTGGATCCTTCCCGGGCGTGGGTGTCGTCGGGGCGGGCGGTGCCTATCGCCAGCGGCAGAACCTTTCCGCGATCCGCTCCCGCGGCGCTGAGGTCACGGCCGGCTGGAGGGAAGGTCCCTGGCATGTCGATGCAGGATTGTCCCTGTCCAGTGCGCGGGTGGTTGCATCGGGCTCGGCGGCGGCGCTTGACGGGCGCCGCCCCGCTCAGTCGCCCGCACTATCGACGAATCTGGGTGCCGGCTGGATAGACGGGAGCCGATCGCTCAATGTCGACTTCAATTACGAAAGCGCGCGGTTCGAAGACGATCTCAACAGCCTGAAGCTGCCGCGAAGCTTCACGGTCGATGTGGATGGGGAATGGCCGCTTGCCGATGCCGTGAACGTATCCTTGCGCGTCGAAAATCTGCTGAACCGTCGGGTCGTGGCTGCGCTCGCCGTCAACGACGTTCAAGAGCGGGCAATGCCGCGTACGGTGTGGCTGGGACTGAAGCTGAAGCCGCGCCTGCGCTAAAAACGTGTGATGCCGCAGCGATCGGATGCGCGCTTTTCGTAATCCTGCGCCATCTGCATAAACATCGTCTTCAGACGCACGTCACGTTCACTTTCCGCCATCCGGCGGCAGCGGCTTGCAAAATCGCGGAGCATGGTAACGTCGGGCATCGCCAGGATCCTCCTCGTCAATGCAACTAGGTGAGGATCGCTGCCCACATCTTAAATCATATGTCCGATTCAGACCCAATTTTCCGGCGGCAAACCATTGAGTTTGCTGGGATGAGCACAGCGGCGTTCGGCGCAATTCATCCGCATGTCGGGTCGGCACTGGACGCAAGGTGATGGCGGAGCGGGAGGGATTCGAACCCTCGATACGGTTTTGCCGTATACTCACTTTCCAGGCGAGCGCCTTCGACCACTCGGCCACCGCTCCGCATATCCCGTTCGTCGATGCACTGCACCGGCGTGAATCGGGTGTTCAACCAGACGCCTGGAAGGGCAGCCCTTTAGGCATGCCTGGGCCTGGGGGCAACCTTGCCGGTGTGCGCCACTTGCCGCATTGAAGCGCCCATGCGCACGTTCGGCCCACCGCCAAGCCTTGAGGAGCTGGATGCGCTGGCTCGCGCAGCGCTGACGAGCTTGCCGCCGATCTTCGCCGGGCACCTGCGCGACGTCGTCCTGCTGGTCGAGGATTTTGCGGATGAGGAGACGTTGCGCTCCGTGGGTCTCGAGGAGCCTTTTGAGCTCACCGGCATCTACGAGGGCGTGCCGCTTGGCGACAAATCTGTCGAGGCGACCGGTGGTGTACCCGACCGCATCCGTCTGTTCAGGCGCCCGATCCTGGATGAATGGGCAGATGGCGGCGAGCGATTGGAGGTGCTGGTCAGGCACGTGCTGATCCATGAGGTGGGCCATCACTTCGGCCTGTCGGACGACGATATGCACGCGATCGAGGAACAGGCGTGACGTCGCCATTGCTTCGCTTCAGCGACGTTGCACTTGTGCGGGGCGGGCGCCTGCTGTTCGAGCGATTGAGCTTCGATCTGTTGCCCGGTGGCGCGGTGCAGGTGCTTGGGCCGAACGGCATCGGTAAATCTAGCCTGATCCGCCTTGCCGCAGGGCTTCTCACACCGACGGAAGGAACGGTCGACGCCGTCAACTTGGCGCTCTCCGACGATAAAGTCGCACTCGATCGCGAACTCCCGCTCGGCCGAGCGCTGGCCTTCTGGGCCAAGGGGCGCGGACCGGATGAACAATCGGCCGCGCTGCGCTTGTTCGATCTCCAGGGCCTGGTTGAAGTCCCCGTACGCCTGTTGTCGACCGGTCAGTTGAAGCGGGCAGGTCTGGCTCGGGCTGCATTGTCCAGCGCTCCACTGTGGCTGTTGGACGAGCCGCTCAACGGTCTGGATCAGGATAGCGCGGAACGCCTCGACCATGCCGTGGCGATGCATCGGCAAAGTGGCGGCGCGGTGCTTGCCGCCTCGCACGTGCCGCTGGGCGGTGCATGGACGCGGCTGGAGCTGGCGGCGTGATCAGGGCCCTCATCGCCCGCGACCTGCGGCGCGCCCTCACGGGCGCCGCGTGGCTGCCCGCAGCATTCTTTCTGCTGGTTGCGACGTTGGTCCCGTTTGCGGTCGGTCCTGACCCTCGCCTGCTTGGGCGCATAGGATCGGGGACATTGTGGATCGCTGCGCTGACCGCTGCACTGCTCCCGATCGAACGGCTGATCGACCCGGATCGGGCGGACGGCGTCCTCGATCAGCTGAAGCTGCACGGCCTGGCGGACGAGAGCATTGCCGCCGCCAAGATTTGTGCGCACTGGCTGGGGTTCGGCCCGCCCTTATTAATAGCAGCAGTGGTCGCCGCCGGCCTGCTGGAGCTTCCGGCCCAGCTGCTTGGACCTACCCTACTGGCCCTCGCCATTGGGACCCCGGCGCTGGCGGCACTTGCCGTCGCTGTGGCAGCCTTGACGGCGGGCTTGCCGCGCGCCGGCGCACTGGCCGGGCTGCTGCTTCTGCCGCTTGCCGTGCCGTTGCTGATCTTCGGCGCCGCGGCAAGTGGGGATGACGGGTCGGGGCATTGCTGCTCGAGAGCGCGGTCGCAGTGCTGATCGTCGCGGGCGCCCCGTTCGTCACCGCTGCCGCAATCCGAGCCGCGCGAAGCTAGTCGCGGCTCCAGCGGGCGAAGATGGCAGTGGGAAGGAGGAGGCCACGCGCTTCCTCTCGGACCGCCATCTCGCCAACCTCGACGCTGCCGCCGAGATCGGCAAGTGCCTGCCGCACCAACTCGCCGATGGCGATCGCCGACATTCGCACTGCATAGACCGTCAAGACGAG encodes:
- a CDS encoding TonB-dependent receptor, whose translation is MMQALPPNEAPAIIVTGTALPADPAERVLQSERLSRRELDRAAGQPLDRLLSRLAGAEQFRRSDSRSAHPTSQGLTIRNLGGNAASRALVLLDGVPQADPFGGWIAWPSIGALSLGEARLLRGGGSVTSGPGALAGVLELSSRTGPSTIATVEAGSRRSLEGEMLVARDVGSGSLALSLRGSRSDGFVPIVAERRGAADRPAPFRTGSARLRWTAAIGPTQELQANLATFTDQRERGLELTDNRTRGTDLSLRLVSRGQIPWAATLYAQARNFQSSFAGTDAARTAARRTSLQYDVPASAIGWSAEVRPHLGSGLEARLGIDGRRAAGMSKEYASYVGNAPTRDREAGGRQSNAGFFGELTSLSGPVTLTASARADHWRIFDGQLVERSIATGLPLVDQQFASRSGWLPTARAGTALRLDPRWSIRAAAYAGWRQPTLNELFRPFRAGSDATAANAELKPERLRGVEAGIDGRSGPWSIAATLFANRLRDAIANVTLGIGPGSFPGVGVVGAGGAYRQRQNLSAIRSRGAEVTAGWREGPWHVDAGLSLSSARVVASGSAAALDGRRPAQSPALSTNLGAGWIDGSRSLNVDFNYESARFEDDLNSLKLPRSFTVDVDGEWPLADAVNVSLRVENLLNRRVVAALAVNDVQERAMPRTVWLGLKLKPRLR
- a CDS encoding aldose 1-epimerase, coding for MSQSLPTISKGPLTLTLNPAIGGSIADFTCSVDGRDWPVFRGAEPGRTEVTDMGSFPLLPWVNRIKNHGFDFRGRHIALTSDPAVDPSPLHGHGWKSPWSIEQVEESRCELGFRYQPGEWPWAYSARQLFELDGQGLTIWLSCTNEADTPMPCGLGHHPYFHCGAETRLDTKVDVVWTIDELVLPVEKVPAEGRFSMVDRKVCAQDLDHGFGGWGQRTVISDPEWPFDIAFSSPTARFFQLYSPPQGGFFVAEPVTHANAALNAPEADWPKLGIQVLEPGETMTLESRFEVIAR
- a CDS encoding UDP binding domain-containing protein; this encodes MLASNGLPLQGARVGILGFTFKENVPDIRNSKVIDIYEELRAFGLHPIVHDPLARADEVRDHYGVELSDLSEFHDLHALVLAVSHADYASLDGEAIGARISDGGIFIDLRSAIDPAALRPDIKSWSL
- the ccmA gene encoding heme ABC exporter ATP-binding protein CcmA, translated to MTSPLLRFSDVALVRGGRLLFERLSFDLLPGGAVQVLGPNGIGKSSLIRLAAGLLTPTEGTVDAVNLALSDDKVALDRELPLGRALAFWAKGRGPDEQSAALRLFDLQGLVEVPVRLLSTGQLKRAGLARAALSSAPLWLLDEPLNGLDQDSAERLDHAVAMHRQSGGAVLAASHVPLGGAWTRLELAA
- a CDS encoding RcnB family protein gives rise to the protein MRNFVISCLLASASTPLLAQLETENNRVDRPSRDTGANESRAWRGSRSEPATPRNWSRDQVSGSGRRDTSAAGAWRSDRRVGDDRVIRGTENAADWQARRGDRDARNPSPADRNEEFRQRWSRDRRAPQPSDGVWNERLRERSGTSLPRQGSQAPVRVGRNDSRVNHRWSGDWRHDRRYDWRDYRNRNRSRFHLGAYFDPFGWSYQRFNVGWRLWPDYYSSRYWINDPGFYRLPPAYPGTRWVRYHDDALLVDTWSGEVIDVVYAFFW
- a CDS encoding metallopeptidase family protein produces the protein MRTFGPPPSLEELDALARAALTSLPPIFAGHLRDVVLLVEDFADEETLRSVGLEEPFELTGIYEGVPLGDKSVEATGGVPDRIRLFRRPILDEWADGGERLEVLVRHVLIHEVGHHFGLSDDDMHAIEEQA
- a CDS encoding (2Fe-2S)-binding protein, which produces MTRMTVNGEAVHYRLDPDTPLLWALRDASNLTGTKHGCESGDCGACTVIVDGQAMLSCTASIASLEGAKVTTIEGLSSGGTHAVQQAWAAEQVTQCGYCEPGFIMAIAALLANSPAPTEEAVAALPNICRCGTYPRIRRAIQHAARLVQPPAALPPARLSDGSSTKDQPPTPE